Proteins encoded in a region of the Pseudothermotoga elfii DSM 9442 = NBRC 107921 genome:
- a CDS encoding ABC transporter ATP-binding protein has translation MLEIKDLNVAYGKIPVIWDLSLNIDSEAVGLFGPNGAGKTTLINCILGLIRPVSGTINFEGQNIVGMETHKIARLGIALVPQERELFPLMSVEENLKVGAAYIPHARNHIVDSMNFVFTIFPVLKERLSQKAGTMSGGEQRMLAVGRALMARPKLLILDEPSVGLQPSIVIEMFAKLRQIKNEGVAILLTEQNVKQGLKVIDRGYVIENGRIVLEDESKNLAQNEHVKKAYLGV, from the coding sequence ATGCTTGAAATAAAAGATCTCAATGTTGCTTATGGTAAGATTCCAGTTATCTGGGACCTATCGTTAAATATAGATTCAGAGGCTGTTGGATTGTTTGGACCAAATGGTGCAGGTAAGACAACTCTGATAAACTGTATCCTTGGCTTGATCAGACCGGTGAGTGGTACTATAAACTTTGAAGGGCAAAATATAGTTGGAATGGAAACTCACAAGATTGCACGTCTTGGCATTGCTTTAGTACCTCAAGAAAGAGAACTCTTCCCACTCATGAGTGTTGAAGAAAATCTCAAAGTCGGCGCAGCCTATATTCCACATGCGAGAAATCACATTGTTGATAGTATGAACTTTGTTTTCACAATTTTTCCAGTTCTCAAGGAAAGGCTTTCTCAAAAGGCAGGTACAATGAGCGGAGGAGAACAAAGAATGCTCGCGGTAGGTAGGGCTTTGATGGCTCGTCCAAAGTTATTGATCCTTGATGAACCTTCTGTTGGACTTCAACCGTCGATAGTAATAGAGATGTTCGCAAAGCTCAGACAGATAAAAAATGAAGGAGTGGCAATACTTTTGACTGAACAAAATGTCAAACAAGGTTTAAAGGTAATCGATAGGGGTTATGTAATCGAAAACGGTAGAATAGTACTCGAGGACGAATCAAAAAATCTTGCTCAAAATGAGCACGTGAAGAAAGCATATCTCGGTGTATGA
- a CDS encoding branched-chain amino acid ABC transporter permease: MILNRLILGLSTGSFYSLVALGIVIIYKTTGLMNFAFGNMAMFMAYIAYTFVTIGVGPVWALLFTIPVAALFGFAVEKYTLRPIRNLSHSSMLIITLGILMILEGLVVQIWGTQYKSFPELVTGRPFILRGNFGIVVFRRQDILVFSILIAVSVAIFFILKYTRSGIAIKAVSENENVAQLMGINPSRVFSISWMIGTAVGTVVALLGAPKTYVSPTMMLFYQLQGFTAAVLGGFDSFAGAILGGLTLGVIETFVGGYISNELKTTFSLALIIAVLLIRPQGFFGSREVRRV; the protein is encoded by the coding sequence ATGATATTAAATAGACTGATTCTCGGATTGTCGACAGGTTCTTTTTATTCGTTAGTAGCCCTCGGTATTGTAATTATATACAAAACAACCGGGTTGATGAATTTCGCTTTTGGAAATATGGCCATGTTCATGGCTTATATAGCATACACCTTCGTAACAATTGGAGTAGGGCCAGTCTGGGCTTTGCTTTTCACAATACCTGTAGCTGCTCTATTCGGTTTTGCTGTTGAAAAATATACCCTCAGGCCAATAAGAAATCTTTCACACAGTTCGATGTTGATTATCACGCTTGGAATTCTTATGATTCTGGAAGGTCTTGTGGTTCAAATATGGGGTACACAATATAAATCTTTTCCAGAGCTTGTAACGGGACGCCCGTTCATCTTGAGGGGAAATTTCGGCATAGTTGTGTTCAGAAGGCAGGATATACTTGTTTTCAGCATCTTGATAGCTGTATCTGTAGCGATTTTTTTCATTCTGAAATATACAAGATCAGGTATTGCCATCAAAGCTGTTTCAGAAAATGAAAATGTAGCTCAATTAATGGGTATTAATCCTTCGCGTGTATTTTCTATTTCCTGGATGATCGGTACCGCTGTCGGTACTGTTGTCGCTCTGCTTGGGGCACCAAAAACATATGTTTCACCAACCATGATGCTTTTTTATCAGCTCCAAGGATTCACAGCAGCTGTTTTAGGGGGATTCGACAGTTTTGCCGGTGCGATTTTGGGAGGCCTCACCCTCGGTGTTATAGAGACTTTCGTTGGTGGATATATAAGCAATGAATTAAAAACAACTTTTTCGCTGGCATTGATAATTGCCGTTTTGCTCATCAGACCGCAGGGATTTTTTGGAAGCCGGGAAGTCAGGAGAGTGTGA
- a CDS encoding ABC transporter substrate-binding protein: MRRLFVFLVLLVALFVLAEKPIKIGAILPLSDITGRQAANAMKLAVKEINDSGGVLGRPIELVIVDDEMKPEKGAAAVDKLATVDKVDFFVGGMSSGVHLAQIPILKKYKKITVWIGAASYKCEEAIGADADWYFHLHPWDYLQGESYAIGWKAITEKYPQVKIEKIFLAYEEGAFGTSSFKSYLDEFELAKKGTGVWAGLMKDLKGAPFKSAALGGGDYRAMLLQAKQYDPDLFIWAGYDADAIPMLTQAKEIGFAPKLFVGAPPGWPADFGKNPLSNGVVLYGMWAPALKDVSAIARHFWDAYVKEFNEEPATYFAPLGYTNIYFLIEAIKKAGTLDDKAIIQALREIEYESPVGGVLKISPSRIIKNQGFRAQKILQWQNGVQHVIWPFEYATAELIYPFPSWSGK; encoded by the coding sequence GTGAGAAGGCTTTTTGTGTTTCTTGTGTTATTGGTCGCACTCTTTGTCCTGGCTGAAAAACCGATAAAGATCGGTGCAATCTTGCCATTATCCGATATCACCGGTAGACAAGCAGCCAATGCAATGAAATTAGCCGTCAAAGAAATCAACGATTCTGGCGGTGTACTTGGTAGACCCATTGAATTGGTCATAGTAGATGATGAAATGAAACCCGAGAAGGGTGCTGCTGCCGTGGATAAACTCGCCACAGTCGACAAAGTGGATTTCTTTGTTGGTGGGATGTCAAGCGGTGTTCATCTTGCACAAATTCCAATTTTGAAAAAGTACAAGAAAATCACTGTTTGGATAGGAGCTGCGTCTTACAAATGTGAAGAAGCCATTGGTGCTGATGCAGATTGGTATTTTCACTTACATCCTTGGGATTATCTACAAGGTGAAAGTTACGCAATAGGTTGGAAAGCCATAACAGAGAAATATCCTCAGGTGAAGATCGAAAAAATATTTTTGGCTTATGAAGAAGGTGCTTTTGGTACGTCATCTTTTAAATCTTACTTGGATGAATTTGAGCTTGCCAAAAAAGGTACTGGCGTTTGGGCAGGATTGATGAAAGATTTAAAAGGTGCACCATTCAAAAGTGCAGCTCTTGGTGGAGGAGACTACAGAGCCATGCTTTTGCAAGCAAAACAATATGACCCAGATTTGTTCATTTGGGCAGGTTATGATGCCGATGCGATACCAATGTTGACTCAAGCTAAGGAAATAGGTTTTGCTCCGAAACTCTTTGTTGGAGCGCCTCCAGGATGGCCTGCCGATTTTGGCAAAAATCCACTATCAAATGGAGTCGTTCTCTATGGCATGTGGGCTCCCGCATTAAAAGATGTCAGTGCGATTGCAAGACATTTTTGGGATGCATATGTGAAAGAGTTCAACGAAGAACCCGCAACATACTTTGCACCACTTGGTTATACAAACATTTATTTCTTAATCGAAGCAATCAAGAAGGCTGGTACACTTGATGATAAAGCAATAATTCAAGCCTTAAGAGAGATAGAATATGAATCTCCAGTTGGTGGAGTATTAAAGATCTCACCAAGTAGAATCATTAAGAATCAAGGTTTCCGAGCACAAAAAATTCTTCAATGGCAGAATGGTGTGCAACATGTAATTTGGCCATTTGAATATGCCACAGCCGAACTCATCTATCCATTTCCGAGTTGGTCAGGTAAATGA
- a CDS encoding acetyl-CoA hydrolase/transferase family protein, with protein sequence MNWNDVYNSKVVDIEKILSIVKSNQTIVVGMTPAEPKLFLRNLHKIANRVSNVTVFTCLNMESYPFYMDKSFNNIFENASWYFGQSNREAMKADFGTVSYVPNNLHQSGTNLLDSRPIDIFVGVASPIDKNGFLTLSASVVYEKDIVEQAKNIVLEVNPNAPRTHGDTHIHIKDVHYVVEVDYELPQIELVEPTETEALIAQHISNLIEDGSTIQLGIGGIPNAVAKFLTNKKDLGVHTEMFTESMIDLFESGVITNKKKSVWRDKFICAFAFGTKRMYQFVDDNPSVFFLRGRYVNDPYVICQNDKMVSINTALMVDLTGNVCSEALGTQHYSGTGGQLDTHRGAVKSRGGKGIIALRSTAKGGTVSTIVPILPAGSPITVPRQEVDYVVTEWGVAWLRGKTVRERAKALIEIAHPDFRETLKSEARRLQIL encoded by the coding sequence GTGAATTGGAACGATGTTTATAATTCCAAAGTTGTTGATATTGAGAAAATACTGAGTATTGTAAAGTCAAATCAAACAATAGTTGTTGGAATGACACCGGCAGAACCGAAACTCTTTCTTAGAAATTTACACAAAATAGCTAATAGAGTGAGCAATGTCACGGTATTTACATGTCTAAATATGGAAAGTTATCCATTCTACATGGATAAATCTTTCAATAATATTTTTGAGAACGCGTCTTGGTATTTTGGTCAATCGAATAGAGAGGCAATGAAAGCTGATTTTGGTACCGTAAGTTATGTTCCAAACAATTTACACCAATCAGGGACAAATCTACTTGACAGTCGTCCGATAGACATCTTTGTGGGTGTTGCATCACCAATAGACAAGAATGGTTTTCTGACCTTGTCTGCATCGGTAGTTTATGAAAAAGATATCGTTGAACAGGCAAAGAATATCGTTTTGGAGGTCAATCCCAACGCTCCAAGAACTCATGGTGATACTCATATTCACATAAAAGATGTTCATTATGTAGTTGAAGTGGATTATGAACTCCCACAAATTGAACTGGTTGAACCTACAGAAACTGAAGCGCTGATTGCACAGCATATAAGTAACTTGATTGAAGATGGTTCGACGATTCAACTTGGTATTGGGGGAATACCAAACGCCGTTGCGAAGTTTTTGACAAACAAAAAAGATCTGGGTGTTCATACAGAGATGTTTACTGAATCTATGATAGATTTGTTTGAATCTGGTGTGATCACTAATAAAAAGAAAAGCGTTTGGAGAGATAAATTCATCTGTGCTTTTGCTTTTGGTACAAAGAGGATGTACCAGTTTGTTGATGATAATCCATCAGTGTTTTTCCTCAGAGGAAGGTATGTCAACGATCCTTATGTCATATGCCAGAATGACAAAATGGTGAGTATTAATACAGCATTAATGGTCGATTTAACTGGAAATGTCTGTTCAGAGGCATTGGGCACTCAGCATTACAGTGGCACAGGTGGTCAACTCGATACGCATAGGGGTGCTGTCAAGAGCAGGGGAGGTAAAGGGATAATAGCGCTGAGATCAACGGCAAAAGGTGGAACGGTTTCAACGATAGTTCCCATTTTACCGGCTGGTTCACCGATAACCGTGCCGCGGCAGGAAGTGGATTATGTAGTTACAGAATGGGGTGTGGCATGGTTAAGAGGTAAAACTGTCAGGGAAAGAGCAAAGGCTTTGATCGAAATTGCACATCCGGATTTTCGAGAAACTCTCAAAAGTGAAGCTCGTAGGTTACAAATTCTATAA
- a CDS encoding branched-chain amino acid ABC transporter permease: MRKVLLIIGILVFITFLPIFVDMYLIHVASSIMLFMCLALSWDMMLRTGQLSFGTAGFFGLGAYAAVIAVDDFAITPIMSIFIGAVFAAIVALGVGIAVLKLREMYFAITTLALTSVFLVLARNLSDLTGGAAGKVLFNAIFDGDPKKTYWLIMVFTLLVIGISEIFQRTRIRYAISSIRNDELVAKSSGINIFKYLLFVFIVTSAIQGAAGAIYAQQYAFVEPESTFSANFLLLPIAMALVGGIHSTLGPIVGAIILGFASEYLKLLMPYGHLIIYGIIIILVIIFLRKGVYGTIVDKIRSN; the protein is encoded by the coding sequence ATGAGAAAAGTTCTTCTCATTATTGGTATACTGGTTTTCATTACATTTCTTCCGATTTTTGTAGATATGTATCTGATTCATGTTGCCAGCTCGATAATGTTGTTCATGTGCCTTGCACTTAGCTGGGACATGATGTTGAGAACTGGACAACTGTCATTTGGCACAGCTGGTTTTTTCGGACTCGGTGCTTACGCTGCGGTGATAGCCGTTGATGATTTTGCAATAACTCCCATCATGAGCATATTCATTGGCGCTGTATTTGCCGCAATTGTAGCATTGGGTGTTGGGATTGCTGTTCTAAAACTCCGAGAAATGTACTTTGCCATCACGACCCTTGCCCTTACCAGTGTTTTCTTGGTACTTGCTCGAAATCTTTCAGATCTCACTGGTGGTGCAGCAGGCAAAGTGCTTTTCAATGCGATATTCGATGGCGATCCAAAAAAAACTTATTGGTTGATAATGGTTTTTACATTGTTGGTCATAGGCATTTCTGAAATCTTTCAGAGGACCAGAATAAGATATGCTATAAGCTCGATAAGAAACGATGAACTTGTTGCGAAATCCAGTGGGATAAATATTTTCAAGTATTTGCTATTCGTTTTTATTGTTACTTCTGCCATACAGGGAGCGGCAGGAGCTATTTATGCCCAGCAATATGCTTTCGTTGAACCAGAAAGTACTTTTTCAGCAAATTTCTTATTGCTACCTATCGCCATGGCATTAGTCGGCGGTATCCATTCAACACTTGGACCGATAGTGGGAGCTATAATTTTGGGATTTGCTTCGGAATATCTGAAGTTGCTGATGCCTTATGGGCACTTGATAATATACGGGATAATAATCATTTTGGTCATAATCTTTTTGCGTAAAGGTGTTTATGGAACGATAGTAGATAAAATCAGATCAAATTGA
- a CDS encoding branched-chain amino acid ABC transporter permease yields the protein MKKIFNWKIFFLLMLIAVAIFRPYAFFYGLQRGSLYSLVALPLALILGIVGLLNLAHGDFLTLGMYMGYVIFNQFHFDPIVSMIFIGPFLFLIGFAVYKSTIERVLKSHHLNLLLITFGISITFVELVNVFWTSRPRNIYVPYAARSVNILGISVGAYEFLYVIAAILILLAIMFILKKTRFGQAAFAVGQNPKGAAIVGINVKLVYTITFSLATAMTAVSAALMMPRVSIFPTVGGPFTMKSFCLTAMAGLGNLPGILISGITLGVVEAIVQSIPGYSGWSDLVFFGVLILVIAIRAYRRAER from the coding sequence ATGAAAAAAATCTTCAACTGGAAAATATTCTTTTTGTTGATGTTGATTGCAGTTGCAATTTTTCGTCCATATGCTTTCTTTTATGGACTACAGAGAGGGAGTCTTTATTCTTTGGTTGCCTTACCACTCGCTTTGATCCTTGGAATAGTCGGATTGTTGAATCTTGCACACGGTGATTTCCTGACCCTTGGAATGTACATGGGTTATGTGATTTTCAACCAATTTCATTTTGATCCAATCGTTTCGATGATTTTTATAGGACCATTTCTCTTTCTGATCGGTTTTGCTGTTTATAAATCAACGATTGAAAGAGTTTTGAAATCACACCATTTGAATCTCTTACTCATAACCTTTGGAATATCGATCACCTTTGTTGAACTGGTGAACGTATTCTGGACTTCAAGACCAAGGAATATTTACGTGCCATATGCTGCTCGATCTGTAAATATCTTAGGAATAAGTGTCGGTGCATATGAATTTTTATATGTCATCGCGGCTATTTTAATTTTGCTCGCGATAATGTTCATTTTGAAAAAAACACGGTTTGGGCAAGCGGCTTTTGCCGTGGGACAGAACCCCAAAGGAGCAGCTATAGTAGGTATAAACGTAAAACTGGTTTACACTATCACCTTTAGTTTGGCAACTGCTATGACAGCTGTTTCTGCAGCGTTGATGATGCCAAGAGTTTCCATTTTTCCAACTGTAGGCGGACCTTTTACCATGAAATCTTTCTGTCTTACTGCAATGGCTGGTCTTGGAAACCTTCCAGGTATCTTGATCTCTGGTATTACTCTCGGAGTAGTAGAAGCAATAGTACAATCAATTCCCGGTTACAGTGGCTGGTCCGATCTTGTGTTTTTCGGCGTCTTGATCTTGGTGATAGCGATTAGGGCTTATCGGAGGGCTGAAAGATGA
- a CDS encoding ABC transporter ATP-binding protein produces the protein MSLLDIRNLTVKFGGLTAIEDFSMNVKEGEIHSLIGPNGAGKTTVFNVITGVVKPVAGRILFDGTDITKEETHKIVKFGISRTFQSVVVFKYMTVLENLYLGYHSRLNISMLNEIIPNKKSSEQIWNMYRSALEIADFLDLKTRLLSYAGMIPFAAQKMVEIGRALMSKPKLLLLDEPAAGLTEVETEKLKKIIRLIRDKLKITILLVEHDMPIVMSISDKITVLDFGRKISEGAPEQVRKDPKVIKAYLGESESA, from the coding sequence TTGTCACTTCTGGATATTAGGAACTTAACTGTCAAATTTGGAGGCTTAACGGCCATTGAAGATTTTTCTATGAATGTAAAAGAAGGTGAAATTCATTCTCTTATAGGTCCCAACGGTGCTGGAAAGACAACGGTCTTTAATGTCATAACAGGGGTTGTCAAACCAGTAGCTGGAAGAATATTATTTGACGGTACCGATATAACAAAAGAAGAAACACATAAAATTGTCAAATTTGGTATAAGCAGGACTTTTCAAAGTGTTGTTGTGTTTAAATATATGACTGTCCTGGAAAATTTGTACCTTGGTTATCACAGCAGGTTGAATATCAGTATGCTGAATGAGATTATTCCAAATAAAAAAAGTTCAGAACAAATCTGGAATATGTACAGATCTGCCCTCGAAATAGCAGATTTTCTTGATTTAAAAACAAGGCTCTTGAGTTATGCCGGAATGATTCCATTTGCCGCCCAAAAAATGGTCGAAATTGGCAGGGCATTGATGAGCAAACCAAAACTGCTGCTTCTTGACGAACCAGCTGCTGGCTTGACAGAAGTTGAAACAGAAAAGCTCAAGAAAATAATCAGATTAATAAGAGACAAATTGAAGATAACCATCTTGCTTGTTGAACATGATATGCCCATCGTTATGAGTATTTCAGACAAAATAACAGTCCTGGACTTTGGCAGAAAGATAAGTGAAGGTGCACCTGAGCAGGTTAGAAAAGATCCGAAAGTTATAAAGGCATATTTGGGAGAGAGTGAAAGTGCTTGA
- the fabG gene encoding 3-oxoacyl-[acyl-carrier-protein] reductase — protein sequence MRLEGKVCIITGAASGIGREASLLFAKEGAIVCACDLAKEQLDKLVEDANNLPGKIDPYLLNVTKREDVFKVVEQIATKYGKIDVLVNNAGITRDALLVKMTEEEWDAVINVNLKGVFNMTQAVAPYMIRAQKGSIINTSSVVGIYGNVGQTNYAATKGGVIAMTKTWAKELARKGAQIRVNAVAPGFIKTPMTEKVPDKIIEAVTTRTALARMGEPEEVANVYLFLASDESSFVTGQVIGVDGGLQL from the coding sequence ATGAGACTTGAAGGAAAGGTTTGTATTATCACTGGTGCAGCAAGTGGTATAGGTAGGGAGGCATCATTGCTCTTTGCAAAGGAGGGTGCAATAGTTTGTGCTTGTGATCTGGCAAAAGAGCAGTTGGACAAGTTGGTTGAAGATGCGAATAATTTACCCGGAAAGATCGATCCATACCTTTTGAATGTTACAAAAAGGGAAGATGTCTTCAAGGTCGTCGAGCAAATCGCCACGAAATACGGTAAGATCGATGTGCTTGTGAACAACGCCGGTATAACAAGAGATGCTTTGTTGGTGAAGATGACCGAGGAAGAATGGGATGCAGTAATCAATGTAAACCTCAAAGGTGTTTTCAACATGACTCAAGCTGTTGCACCTTACATGATCAGAGCTCAAAAAGGTTCTATCATAAACACATCTTCAGTTGTTGGCATATACGGGAATGTCGGACAGACCAACTACGCTGCCACAAAAGGTGGCGTGATAGCTATGACCAAGACTTGGGCAAAAGAACTCGCACGCAAAGGAGCCCAAATAAGAGTCAATGCAGTTGCACCCGGTTTCATCAAGACACCGATGACCGAGAAGGTACCTGACAAGATCATCGAAGCTGTTACGACTCGAACTGCACTGGCGAGAATGGGAGAACCTGAGGAGGTCGCAAATGTCTATCTGTTCCTTGCAAGCGATGAGTCTTCATTTGTAACAGGCCAGGTCATAGGTGTCGACGGTGGTTTACAACTCTGA
- a CDS encoding ABC transporter ATP-binding protein translates to MLEIKSITVQYGPVIAVKEISMDIRQKGITVLLGANGAGKTSTLMAIAGLNDLSHGSIFFEGKRIDRLPAYERVRKGIVLCPESRLVFQKMTVMENLKAGAYTRKGGISGEFDLVFSIFPKLKDRAKQLAGTLSGGERQMLAIARALMSKPKLLMLDEPSMGLAPNLVVEMMAAIKQINETGVTVLLVEQNAFSALKIADYAYVLQTGKVVLEGSAEDLLQDKTIVEQYLGG, encoded by the coding sequence GTGCTTGAGATAAAAAGTATAACAGTACAATATGGACCTGTCATTGCTGTGAAGGAAATTTCCATGGATATACGGCAAAAAGGTATTACTGTATTACTTGGGGCAAATGGAGCGGGCAAGACATCTACTTTAATGGCAATTGCTGGTTTGAATGATCTTTCTCATGGCTCAATATTTTTTGAAGGGAAAAGAATAGACAGGTTGCCAGCCTATGAAAGAGTGAGAAAAGGCATTGTTCTCTGCCCCGAGAGCAGATTGGTTTTTCAAAAAATGACCGTTATGGAAAATTTGAAAGCAGGTGCATATACGAGAAAAGGTGGTATTTCAGGGGAGTTTGACCTTGTTTTTTCTATTTTTCCGAAACTCAAAGACAGAGCGAAGCAACTTGCAGGGACACTTTCTGGAGGAGAAAGACAAATGCTCGCCATAGCAAGAGCTTTGATGAGTAAACCAAAGCTTCTGATGCTTGACGAACCTTCAATGGGCTTAGCACCAAATCTGGTTGTTGAAATGATGGCAGCAATCAAACAGATCAATGAAACAGGTGTAACTGTGCTTTTAGTTGAGCAAAACGCGTTCAGCGCGTTAAAAATTGCCGATTATGCGTATGTTCTTCAAACAGGAAAAGTGGTTCTTGAAGGATCTGCAGAAGATTTATTACAAGATAAAACAATTGTTGAGCAGTATCTGGGAGGATGA
- a CDS encoding ABC transporter substrate-binding protein: protein MKKFLTLLAALVCILVLAEVGVYSDKIVVGSFQALSGSYAIIGQEMSKGMKAYFNWVNKNSGVYGRKIELIIADDQLNPSKTVVEVKRLVESDKVFAIVGGLGTYGCLAVMDYLEQNKVPFVYQGAGTSLLVMPPKKYIFGVQPDYTLEGQLIAKFLVKELGKKKIAILYMANDIGKEGYAAALSRLQSYNLKPVVEISYNPAETDYSALAVDVLNANPEAIIIYGLITDTIRWIKTLRDYGVTSDIVTIYPNADPSLVTLGGKYVEGIYLTGWVPLATPDKPEFVRDYERAVAIFQETYPKEIPSSYAVAGFIAAEVFVQGLLRAGSDLTREGLVKALETFDHWNGILAKDITWGPNLRRGKSSMYFIKIENGVFVPVTDLISLQD from the coding sequence ATGAAGAAGTTTTTAACTCTTCTGGCAGCGCTGGTTTGCATCCTTGTTCTGGCTGAAGTTGGTGTATACAGCGACAAAATAGTCGTAGGTTCTTTCCAGGCTCTTTCTGGTTCTTACGCAATAATTGGGCAGGAGATGTCTAAGGGAATGAAAGCCTATTTTAACTGGGTCAACAAGAACTCTGGTGTCTATGGAAGGAAAATCGAACTCATAATAGCAGATGATCAACTTAATCCATCAAAAACTGTGGTAGAAGTGAAAAGGCTTGTTGAATCCGACAAAGTCTTTGCAATCGTAGGAGGGCTTGGCACATACGGTTGTCTTGCTGTTATGGATTATTTAGAGCAGAATAAAGTACCATTTGTGTATCAGGGAGCCGGGACCAGTTTACTTGTTATGCCACCCAAGAAATATATTTTTGGGGTGCAGCCAGATTACACCCTCGAGGGACAGCTCATAGCTAAATTTCTTGTTAAAGAGCTTGGTAAGAAAAAAATAGCGATTCTTTACATGGCAAACGATATAGGAAAAGAAGGATATGCAGCAGCTCTCAGCAGATTACAATCGTACAATTTGAAACCTGTCGTTGAAATAAGTTACAACCCGGCCGAAACAGATTACAGTGCTCTCGCCGTAGATGTTCTGAATGCGAATCCCGAAGCAATTATTATATATGGGCTCATAACAGATACCATAAGATGGATCAAGACGCTGAGAGATTATGGTGTGACAAGTGATATAGTCACTATCTATCCAAACGCGGATCCAAGCCTTGTTACATTGGGAGGAAAATATGTGGAAGGAATTTATCTAACGGGCTGGGTCCCACTTGCAACGCCAGACAAACCTGAATTTGTCAGGGATTATGAACGAGCTGTTGCAATATTTCAGGAGACTTATCCCAAAGAAATTCCATCCTCATATGCCGTTGCCGGATTCATTGCTGCGGAAGTTTTTGTACAGGGGCTGCTTCGAGCAGGTTCTGATTTAACCAGAGAAGGACTTGTAAAAGCTCTTGAGACCTTTGATCATTGGAATGGCATCCTGGCAAAAGATATAACCTGGGGCCCGAATTTGAGGCGAGGAAAGTCCAGTATGTATTTCATAAAAATCGAAAACGGCGTCTTTGTCCCAGTAACAGATCTCATCTCATTGCAGGATTAG
- a CDS encoding ABC transporter ATP-binding protein, with protein sequence MELLRLENVTKYFGGLVAVNNVSFEIQENEILGIIGPNGAGKTTLTSLVAGTLQPSAGRIFFNSKDITGIPAHIRAQLGISRTFQTVRPLRDFTALENIVVGALFAKGEKLSKAIESAEKVCEFLKLERKDFYPDKLTVFELKKLEIARAIVSDPKVLFLDEVMAGLNHEEMKEMIEIVKALRNKGMAICVIEHVMSVISELTDRVVVLDRGEIIAQGPYQEVSQDKRVITAYLGEED encoded by the coding sequence ATGGAACTATTGCGACTTGAAAATGTGACAAAATATTTCGGAGGACTTGTGGCAGTAAACAATGTGAGTTTTGAAATACAGGAAAATGAAATCTTAGGCATAATAGGGCCCAACGGTGCGGGTAAAACTACTCTTACCAGTTTGGTGGCAGGAACACTTCAACCTTCTGCTGGAAGAATCTTTTTCAATAGCAAAGATATCACTGGAATACCTGCACATATAAGAGCCCAACTGGGTATCTCAAGGACTTTCCAAACTGTGAGACCACTGAGAGACTTTACAGCACTTGAAAACATTGTTGTTGGAGCACTTTTTGCAAAAGGTGAAAAACTCAGCAAAGCGATCGAGAGCGCAGAAAAAGTATGTGAATTTCTCAAACTCGAGCGTAAGGATTTTTACCCCGACAAACTCACCGTCTTTGAGTTGAAAAAATTGGAGATAGCAAGGGCAATTGTTTCAGATCCAAAAGTACTCTTTTTGGACGAAGTGATGGCTGGTTTAAATCATGAAGAGATGAAAGAGATGATAGAGATAGTTAAAGCTTTGAGAAATAAAGGCATGGCAATTTGCGTCATAGAACACGTTATGAGCGTTATAAGCGAACTAACCGACAGAGTCGTAGTCCTTGACAGAGGTGAGATAATTGCCCAAGGTCCATACCAAGAGGTTTCTCAGGACAAGCGTGTCATAACGGCGTACTTGGGGGAGGAAGATTAA